Proteins encoded within one genomic window of Candidatus Zixiibacteriota bacterium:
- a CDS encoding ABC transporter ATP-binding protein — MSAEFFEDEKTAAERDIPSRKAFSGLLPLLKEHKYDLVFCLVLLATGTILSVYWPILLKDAVDIDIKSHDFHGLLMTASLIIIIQVGTIVMQYFQRIKLETIGQAVMVTLKRKLFDHVLSLDVSFFDRNPVGRLLARIESDTESLRMLFTNTVVLVVGDLLLVAGIYAVMFYYSWHLASLLIIVVPIIAALVVIFERKTTRRFLNVRKKMAEVTATLTEFLQSMSIVQIFHRGSYARRRVDLANKAKFDEDVYVNVAVIIFFNLVFFFESVMFAVVIYFGDKWRHAELLTSGTIIMFIILIWRSYDPIWRVSEQLSTIQKAIAGAKRIFALLSEPQCLPDPEQPVAWGGLKEAIRFENVWFSYTGDNNWALKDATFEITKGKRMALVGVTGGGKTTIISLLLRLYDPQRGRITVDGIDIRKIRKADLRRQFALVLQDIFLFPGDVGSNISLDAEGVDETRIKTAAKTVDADRFIGKLEDGYATEVSEKGSNFSRGERQLLSFARALASNPDILLLDEATSSVDPETERTIQASLKKLMSGRTSIIVAHRLSTILDVDQIMVIRRGEIIERGSHTELILANGYYSKLFHLQFKHRNGVTANAG; from the coding sequence ATGAGCGCTGAATTCTTTGAAGACGAAAAGACCGCCGCTGAGCGCGATATCCCCTCGCGTAAAGCCTTCAGCGGACTGCTGCCGCTTCTGAAAGAGCATAAGTACGATCTAGTCTTCTGCCTGGTGCTGTTGGCGACGGGAACGATCCTTTCGGTCTATTGGCCGATTCTGCTTAAGGACGCGGTTGATATTGACATAAAGTCGCATGATTTCCATGGGCTCCTTATGACGGCGTCGCTGATTATCATCATCCAGGTCGGTACAATCGTGATGCAATACTTCCAGCGCATCAAGCTGGAAACGATCGGCCAGGCGGTGATGGTCACGCTCAAGCGTAAGCTGTTCGATCACGTGCTGTCGCTGGATGTGTCGTTTTTCGACCGCAATCCGGTCGGCCGTTTACTTGCCCGGATCGAGTCCGACACCGAGTCGTTACGCATGTTGTTTACCAACACGGTGGTACTGGTGGTGGGGGACTTGCTCCTCGTAGCCGGTATTTACGCCGTGATGTTTTACTATAGCTGGCATCTCGCGTCGCTGTTAATCATCGTTGTGCCGATCATCGCCGCCCTCGTGGTGATATTCGAAAGGAAAACCACCAGGCGATTTCTGAACGTTCGCAAAAAGATGGCTGAAGTCACAGCCACTCTGACTGAGTTTTTACAGTCGATGTCGATCGTACAGATCTTCCATCGCGGCAGTTATGCCCGTCGACGTGTCGATCTGGCCAACAAAGCTAAGTTCGATGAGGATGTGTACGTCAACGTGGCGGTTATCATATTCTTTAACCTGGTTTTCTTCTTCGAGTCGGTCATGTTCGCCGTTGTGATTTATTTCGGCGATAAATGGCGCCATGCAGAACTACTCACCTCCGGTACGATCATTATGTTCATCATTCTGATCTGGCGATCCTATGATCCTATCTGGCGTGTCTCGGAGCAGTTGTCGACGATTCAGAAGGCGATTGCCGGTGCAAAGCGCATCTTCGCGTTGCTCTCTGAACCGCAATGCCTGCCCGATCCGGAACAGCCGGTTGCCTGGGGCGGCCTCAAAGAGGCGATCCGGTTCGAAAACGTCTGGTTCAGCTATACCGGCGATAACAACTGGGCGTTGAAGGATGCCACTTTCGAAATAACGAAGGGCAAACGCATGGCTCTGGTGGGTGTAACCGGCGGCGGCAAAACTACGATCATCAGCCTGCTGCTGCGGCTTTATGACCCACAGCGCGGCCGGATAACCGTCGACGGGATCGACATTCGGAAAATCAGAAAAGCCGATCTGCGTCGGCAATTTGCCCTCGTGTTGCAGGATATCTTCCTGTTCCCGGGCGATGTCGGCTCGAACATTTCTCTCGATGCCGAAGGTGTCGATGAAACCCGGATCAAAACTGCCGCGAAAACGGTCGATGCCGATCGTTTCATCGGCAAGCTCGAGGACGGCTATGCCACCGAAGTGTCGGAAAAAGGCTCGAACTTCAGCCGCGGCGAGCGGCAGTTGCTCTCGTTCGCGCGAGCCCTGGCTTCCAATCCGGATATCCTGCTCCTCGACGAGGCGACCAGCTCGGTTGATCCCGAAACGGAGCGGACCATCCAGGCCTCGCTCAAAAAGCTGATGAGCGGCCGGACCTCGATTATCGTGGCCCATCGGCTCTCGACGATTCTTGATGTTGACCAGATTATGGTCATTCGCCGCGGCGAGATAATCGAGCGCGGCAGCCATACCGAACTGATCCTGGCGAACGGCTATTATTCAAAGCTGTTCCACCTGCAGTTCAAACATCGAAACGGAGTTACAGCAAATGCTGGATAA